In Candidatus Dependentiae bacterium, a single genomic region encodes these proteins:
- a CDS encoding HAD-IA family hydrolase encodes MNKLIIFDCDGVLVDSEIIANRIDAHMMTQFGYAISTEESIKKFTGMNSKSVREYILKESGIELPECLSKLTGEAIVSALEKELQPLMLSVLSHDLLKSSAKCVASSSPKERIALSLRVTAQNHFFPDEHIFTSAQVKHGKPAPDLFLFAAEQMGYKPEDCLVIEDSIAGIHAARAAAIPVIGFLGGSHAQFDWYKKRILDQGVPVAHYEHEVLSFITNFITGNGRYSQKIQPCNY; translated from the coding sequence GTGAACAAATTAATTATTTTTGATTGCGATGGTGTTTTAGTTGATAGCGAGATCATTGCAAACCGTATTGATGCACACATGATGACACAATTTGGTTATGCTATTTCAACAGAAGAGAGCATCAAAAAATTTACGGGCATGAACAGTAAGAGTGTTCGTGAATATATTTTAAAAGAATCGGGTATCGAATTGCCTGAATGTTTATCAAAATTAACTGGTGAGGCGATTGTTTCAGCGCTTGAAAAAGAGTTGCAACCATTGATGCTTTCGGTTTTATCTCATGATCTTCTCAAAAGTAGTGCCAAATGTGTTGCTAGCAGCAGCCCCAAAGAACGCATAGCACTGTCTTTGCGCGTAACAGCTCAGAATCATTTTTTTCCAGATGAGCATATTTTTACATCGGCGCAAGTGAAGCATGGCAAACCAGCGCCCGATCTCTTTTTATTTGCAGCAGAACAGATGGGTTACAAGCCTGAAGATTGCCTTGTCATTGAAGATAGTATTGCCGGTATTCATGCTGCACGCGCAGCGGCAATACCAGTCATTGGCTTTTTAGGAGGTAGTCATGCTCAGTTTGATTGGTACAAAAAGCGCATTCTGGACCAAGGAGTTCCTGTTGCTCATTATGAGCATGAGGTTTTGAGTTTCATTACCAACTTTATAACTGGAAATGGAAGATATAGCCAAAAAATTCAGCCCTGTAATTATTGA
- a CDS encoding GNAT family N-acetyltransferase produces the protein MITIDLLNNHPEAISELAKIWLEVLGSTWMPHVSTTEIEGWLNEWLNDDVLPLALIALDGDKPVGMCSLQINDGIRPDLLPWLGDLCVVPAYQNRGIGKQLIRAATERVHSMGFENLYLFVFEESLINYYHKQGWRKIGEDQYERHPVIVMEFK, from the coding sequence ATGATTACAATCGACCTACTCAATAACCACCCAGAAGCAATTTCAGAACTTGCAAAAATATGGCTTGAGGTCCTTGGGAGCACCTGGATGCCGCATGTATCAACTACAGAAATTGAAGGGTGGCTCAATGAATGGCTCAATGATGACGTGTTGCCACTTGCTTTGATTGCGTTGGATGGTGACAAGCCTGTTGGCATGTGCTCCTTACAAATAAACGATGGTATTCGTCCAGACTTGCTGCCATGGTTAGGCGATCTATGTGTTGTTCCAGCGTATCAAAATCGTGGCATTGGAAAGCAGCTTATACGAGCTGCAACAGAAAGAGTTCACTCAATGGGTTTTGAAAACTTGTATCTTTTCGTGTTTGAAGAGTCGCTTATCAATTATTACCACAAGCAGGGTTGGCGCAAAATTGGAGAAGATCAGTATGAGAGGCATCCTGTGATTGTCATGGAGTTTAAATGA
- a CDS encoding ubiquitin carboxyl-terminal hydrolase, with the protein MKKLYFIKKVLFLGILVLFVMDHNLLGMKRKQDENDQRRPRKKVLLSQDNIKLYCPILGCPSSAANPKYAGFKSIETFNDHMLVSHLTCPWSTTNECSKKNAHNSLGALYRHIIEDHPKKPFFKCEECLNYLCFSQRPFITHQRKCTKLPSSVKNSDIIFNTGFYCHVQNCIESANRKYALGFAGKSSLDNHLLHTHNLCPWSEMCGEKGHFKKINDLYEHIKSKHSSEAFVTCDTCNFFLSCTKQGYTSHKAACKTIDNINSKIDAPKPLNVIVIDDEPEVTSPKSSAITPNSALGESEPQANSPKSPLNVIVIDAEAEVASPKSSAITPDSTLGEIELQAISPKSPLDTISRENNFSAIMMPSLNGLNLDNNYIVNSINLVVKNINTYLAQSMSELIKNFSSNNLEPLSSNLIGEKRVSSPHPIPTSDKAIDQTLVENNSDIIDATIEEEETIDTIEHELPENSFSPITNNNYDEHISNSFSHILDICDDSYSPFTQSNDNEINLLMFPEVGNKINSTKDMELNSTLSKATDLDAGLADLNDEFLRDIIANLTENEFFNDNNSNLFSPITSSPQKSNYVGIVNENGTDCFMNASLQILAHIPEFTKTLKSSNPFTKTLSEFFNKTNTEQNPIKGAAELRNFIAHNGNGLNNIESGTHDAQEFLCKLINHLNDENPEIQNIFQVQLQSDCHCQQTGCPLQLIDSSWIIPLHLSNQLAPLSTQFLVNNFFKKELINDYQCENCGKKGLYRTIKPQKLPAIITTYFKRFVYVEGVERINTPVNVEEYLFIDNKKYELIGLILHHNTSDGKDGHYTAQIKDSVSKEWYHCNDSIVEKISGNEVIGKSSEVYLCFYRLADEDNEQRNEMTITNFDTNDTNKYVQNKTLLYCKDWCNSFCNKSFSNIKFLYSHIARKHKCCPLAKESCNHKDKFSNPNELHNHWNSQHPNCIESFYCEACDYLIFNSELFKNHKNTRLCKERTLHASILEHFNQQQRLCHDQDMINFEQPHINNNQAFEIEPTRLPETDSENIWLDQNTINNQSPFVSLVNSLFNSPTDVSNQNSNLVEAGTDTEIITNDHAKNNARRKNRKLLYCKDRCNSYCYKAYSRTSNLYDHIINIHKACPLAKKSHKEICNKTTPFKSLKEIHEHLKKKHPNCRKNFYCEACDFLTFNISNFKNHKKTTFCKAINPVASSLHTSEHFDQQQVLCYDQDMINFEQSHINNNQAVEIEPTRLPETDSENAILDQDTINNQSPFISLVNSLFNSPTDVSNQNSNFVEVNTDTDTQVITNNHEQNNIRKINKKLFYCKDWCNSNCNKAFSTCNGLYSHIVCEYQYCPLAKKSCNHRDKFANLNELHNHWKNQHPNHIKSFYCEACDFLTFVSANFKNHKNTKFCKAINPIPSVPEHCDQQEVLCLDQDMINLEHPHINNNQAFEIEPTRLPERDSENILLNQDTINNQSSSVSLENSSVNDLIDLANQAGNLVEDDIEIEPTRLPETDSENVMLDQNTINNQSSFVSLENSSVNALIDLANQANNLVEDDIDADTDTEVIRNDHEQNNTHRENKKLFYCKDRCNSNCNKTYHRISNLYDHIVNIHKVCPWAIKSQNEICNKTTQFESLKKIHEHLNKKHPNCRKSLYCEACDFLTFLSTNFKNHKNTKLCKTNTRIAGSLHTSEHFDQQHGPWQDIEPRALPETNSENILLDQNTINNQSSFVFLENSSVSALIDLASHVNNLEDTDTDTITNNHEQNNTHRKNKKLLYCKDFCNSNCNKTYTKFPQLYDHIVKEHQLCPWTKKSHKEKCSKSTQFKSLKKIHEHLNKKHPNCRKSFYCEACNYLTFNITNFRSHKNTDMCLAKTLLSRVHRSSESFDQQQGLPGNQ; encoded by the coding sequence ATGAAAAAATTATATTTTATTAAAAAAGTGCTCTTTTTAGGGATTCTTGTCCTTTTTGTTATGGATCACAATCTTTTAGGTATGAAACGCAAACAAGATGAAAACGATCAAAGACGTCCGAGGAAAAAAGTGCTTCTTTCGCAGGATAATATTAAATTATATTGTCCAATCTTAGGCTGCCCTTCAAGCGCTGCCAACCCCAAATACGCGGGCTTTAAAAGTATTGAAACTTTTAATGACCACATGCTTGTAAGTCACTTAACATGTCCCTGGAGCACTACAAATGAGTGCAGTAAAAAAAATGCTCATAATTCGCTGGGCGCTTTGTACCGCCATATAATTGAAGATCATCCTAAAAAGCCCTTCTTTAAATGTGAAGAGTGCCTAAATTACCTTTGTTTTTCTCAAAGACCATTTATAACTCATCAGAGAAAATGTACTAAATTACCATCTTCAGTAAAAAACTCTGACATTATTTTTAATACAGGTTTTTATTGTCATGTTCAAAATTGTATTGAAAGTGCTAACCGTAAATACGCATTGGGCTTTGCAGGAAAAAGCTCACTTGATAATCATTTATTACACACACACAACCTTTGCCCGTGGAGTGAAATGTGTGGAGAAAAAGGACATTTTAAAAAAATAAATGATTTATACGAGCACATAAAATCAAAACATTCATCTGAAGCTTTTGTTACATGTGATACATGTAACTTTTTTTTATCCTGTACAAAGCAAGGATATACTTCTCATAAAGCCGCGTGTAAAACAATAGATAATATCAATTCTAAAATAGATGCTCCCAAACCATTGAATGTGATTGTTATAGATGATGAGCCGGAAGTTACTTCCCCCAAGTCATCAGCTATAACACCAAACTCAGCACTCGGAGAAAGCGAACCTCAAGCCAATTCTCCCAAATCACCATTGAATGTGATTGTTATAGATGCTGAGGCGGAAGTTGCTTCTCCCAAGTCATCAGCTATAACACCAGACTCAACACTCGGAGAAATCGAACTTCAAGCCATTTCTCCCAAATCACCATTGGATACAATATCTAGAGAAAATAATTTTTCTGCTATTATGATGCCGTCATTGAATGGCTTAAATTTAGATAATAATTATATCGTAAATTCTATTAATTTGGTTGTTAAGAATATTAATACCTACTTAGCACAATCTATGTCGGAGCTCATTAAGAATTTTTCTTCAAATAACCTGGAACCTCTTTCTTCCAATCTTATTGGTGAAAAAAGAGTTTCGTCTCCTCATCCAATTCCAACTTCTGACAAGGCTATAGATCAAACATTGGTTGAAAACAATTCTGATATTATCGATGCAACAATAGAAGAAGAAGAAACCATAGACACAATTGAACATGAGCTACCAGAAAATTCTTTTTCACCAATAACAAATAACAACTATGATGAACATATTTCTAATTCATTTTCGCATATTCTGGACATATGTGATGATAGTTATAGTCCATTCACTCAAAGCAACGACAACGAAATAAATCTACTCATGTTTCCCGAAGTAGGAAACAAAATTAATTCCACCAAAGACATGGAATTAAATTCTACGCTTAGTAAAGCAACTGATCTTGATGCAGGTCTTGCAGATCTTAATGACGAATTTCTTAGAGATATAATAGCTAATCTTACTGAAAATGAATTTTTTAATGATAATAACAGCAATCTATTTTCACCAATTACCAGCTCTCCACAAAAATCAAACTATGTCGGGATTGTTAATGAAAATGGAACAGACTGCTTTATGAATGCATCGTTACAAATATTAGCACACATACCTGAATTCACTAAAACACTCAAAAGCTCGAATCCATTTACAAAAACATTATCTGAATTTTTCAACAAAACAAATACTGAACAAAACCCAATAAAAGGAGCTGCTGAACTGCGTAATTTTATTGCCCACAATGGCAATGGATTAAATAATATTGAGTCAGGCACTCATGACGCTCAAGAATTTCTTTGTAAGCTCATTAATCACCTCAATGATGAAAATCCAGAAATACAAAATATTTTTCAAGTTCAATTACAATCAGATTGTCATTGCCAGCAGACCGGCTGTCCGTTGCAATTAATCGACTCTTCATGGATCATTCCGCTTCATCTTTCAAACCAACTCGCGCCACTTTCTACTCAATTCCTGGTCAATAACTTCTTCAAAAAAGAACTCATAAACGATTATCAGTGCGAAAATTGTGGTAAAAAAGGACTTTATCGTACAATTAAACCACAAAAATTACCTGCAATAATAACTACTTACTTTAAGCGATTTGTCTATGTAGAGGGGGTTGAAAGAATTAATACTCCAGTTAACGTTGAAGAGTATTTATTCATTGACAATAAAAAATATGAATTAATCGGCTTAATTTTACATCACAATACATCGGATGGTAAGGATGGTCATTACACGGCACAAATTAAAGATAGCGTAAGTAAAGAGTGGTACCACTGCAACGACTCGATTGTTGAAAAAATTTCAGGTAACGAGGTTATTGGAAAATCGTCGGAAGTTTATCTTTGTTTCTACAGATTAGCAGATGAAGACAACGAGCAAAGAAATGAGATGACAATAACAAATTTTGATACTAATGATACTAATAAATACGTTCAAAATAAAACATTATTGTACTGTAAAGACTGGTGTAACAGTTTTTGCAATAAATCTTTTTCCAACATAAAATTTTTATATTCTCATATTGCACGCAAACATAAATGTTGTCCTTTGGCAAAAGAATCATGCAATCATAAAGATAAATTTAGCAACCCTAACGAACTTCACAATCACTGGAATAGTCAACATCCCAATTGCATTGAAAGCTTCTATTGCGAAGCTTGTGATTATTTAATATTCAATTCTGAACTTTTTAAAAATCACAAAAATACAAGATTGTGCAAAGAGAGAACTCTTCATGCAAGCATTCTCGAACATTTTAATCAACAACAAAGACTCTGCCACGATCAAGATATGATTAATTTCGAGCAACCGCACATTAACAATAATCAAGCGTTTGAAATTGAACCCACCAGATTACCTGAAACAGATAGTGAAAACATTTGGCTTGATCAGAATACTATCAACAATCAAAGCCCTTTTGTTTCTTTAGTAAACTCTTTATTTAACTCTCCAACTGATGTTTCAAATCAAAACAGCAACCTTGTAGAAGCTGGTACTGATACTGAGATCATCACCAACGATCATGCAAAAAATAATGCTCGCAGAAAAAATAGAAAATTATTGTACTGTAAAGACCGGTGCAACAGTTATTGTTATAAAGCTTATAGTCGTACTTCAAACTTATATGATCATATTATAAATATTCATAAGGCTTGTCCTTTAGCAAAAAAATCACATAAAGAAATATGCAATAAAACAACGCCTTTTAAAAGCCTTAAAGAAATTCACGAACATTTAAAGAAAAAACATCCAAATTGCCGTAAAAATTTCTATTGCGAAGCTTGTGATTTTTTAACTTTTAATATCTCAAATTTTAAAAATCATAAAAAAACAACGTTCTGCAAAGCGATTAATCCTGTTGCAAGCTCTCTTCATACTTCCGAGCATTTTGATCAGCAACAAGTACTCTGCTACGATCAAGATATGATTAATTTCGAGCAATCGCACATTAATAATAATCAAGCGGTTGAAATTGAACCTACCAGATTACCTGAGACAGATAGTGAAAACGCTATTCTTGATCAGGATACTATCAACAATCAAAGCCCTTTTATTTCTTTAGTAAACTCTTTATTTAACTCTCCAACTGATGTTTCAAATCAAAACAGCAATTTCGTAGAAGTTAATACTGATACTGATACTCAGGTAATTACAAACAATCATGAACAAAATAATATTCGCAAGATAAATAAAAAATTATTCTACTGTAAGGACTGGTGCAATAGTAATTGCAATAAAGCTTTTTCCACATGTAATGGATTATATTCTCATATTGTATGCGAATATCAATATTGTCCTTTGGCAAAAAAATCATGTAATCATAGAGATAAATTTGCAAACCTTAACGAACTCCACAATCACTGGAAGAATCAACATCCGAATCACATTAAAAGCTTTTATTGCGAAGCTTGTGATTTTTTAACATTCGTTTCTGCAAATTTTAAAAATCACAAAAATACAAAGTTCTGCAAAGCGATTAATCCTATTCCAAGCGTTCCCGAACATTGTGATCAGCAAGAAGTACTCTGCCTGGATCAAGATATGATTAATTTGGAGCACCCACACATTAACAATAATCAAGCGTTTGAAATTGAACCTACCAGATTACCTGAGAGAGATAGTGAAAACATTTTGCTTAACCAGGATACAATCAACAATCAAAGTTCTTCTGTTTCTTTAGAAAACTCTTCTGTCAACGATTTAATTGATCTTGCAAATCAAGCCGGCAATCTTGTAGAAGATGATATTGAAATTGAACCTACCAGGTTACCTGAGACAGATAGTGAAAACGTTATGCTTGATCAGAATACTATTAACAATCAAAGCTCTTTTGTTTCTTTAGAAAACTCTTCTGTCAACGCTTTAATTGATCTTGCAAATCAAGCGAACAATCTTGTAGAAGATGATATTGATGCTGATACTGATACTGAGGTAATTAGAAACGATCATGAACAAAATAATACTCACAGAGAAAATAAAAAATTATTCTACTGTAAAGACCGGTGCAACAGTAATTGCAATAAAACTTATCATCGTATTTCAAACTTATATGATCATATTGTAAATATTCATAAGGTTTGTCCTTGGGCAATAAAATCACAGAATGAAATATGTAATAAAACAACGCAATTTGAAAGCCTTAAAAAAATTCATGAACACTTAAATAAAAAACATCCAAATTGCAGGAAAAGTTTGTATTGCGAAGCTTGTGATTTTTTAACATTTCTTTCTACAAATTTTAAAAATCACAAAAATACAAAGTTATGCAAAACGAACACTCGTATTGCAGGTTCTCTTCATACTTCCGAACATTTTGATCAACAACATGGACCCTGGCAAGATATTGAACCTAGGGCATTACCTGAGACAAATAGTGAAAACATTTTGCTTGATCAGAATACGATCAACAATCAAAGCTCTTTTGTTTTTTTAGAAAACTCTTCTGTCAGCGCTTTAATTGATCTTGCAAGTCACGTAAACAATCTCGAAGATACTGATACTGATACAATTACAAACAATCATGAACAAAATAATACTCACAGGAAAAATAAAAAATTATTGTACTGTAAAGACTTCTGCAACAGTAATTGCAATAAAACTTACACCAAATTTCCACAGTTATATGATCATATTGTAAAAGAGCATCAACTTTGTCCTTGGACAAAAAAATCACATAAAGAAAAATGTAGTAAATCAACGCAATTTAAAAGCCTCAAAAAAATTCACGAACACTTAAATAAAAAACATCCTAATTGCAGAAAAAGTTTCTATTGCGAGGCTTGTAATTATTTAACATTTAATATCACAAATTTTAGATCCCACAAAAATACAGACATGTGCCTAGCAAAAACGCTTCTTTCAAGGGTTCATCGTTCTTCCGAATCTTTTGATCAGCAACAAGGACTCCCTGGGAATCAATAA